In Silene latifolia isolate original U9 population chromosome X, ASM4854445v1, whole genome shotgun sequence, the following proteins share a genomic window:
- the LOC141619135 gene encoding laccase-15-like: MKQIIFLLYIGLVLIQASYQCYSLSHYTFVVKEARYTRLCHTKSILTVNGHFPGPPIYAHKGDTIIVKVINNSKHNITMHWHGVKQPRNPWSDGPEYITQCPIQPGSMFRQSVILSDEEGTVWWHAHSEWARATVHGPIIVYPKYGASYPFPKPDFEVPIILGEWWKSDVYEVYREFIASGGDPNVSDALTINGQPGALFNCSKPGTFKIFVDQGQRVLLRIINSAMNIIMFFAVSNHCLTVVGTDGSYTKPLTSDYILISPGQTMDAILTANHNSGCYYMAARAYSTASAVPFDNTTTTAILQYNKGCNSHSSPKLPNLPYYNDTNAAYSFTSSLRSLASKEHPIDVPRNPTQRIFSTLSINTLPCPGNRACEGVNGTILRASMNNMSFVLPSTIDVLEAYYYNIKGVYLEHFPKFPPLVFNYTAEYQNLLLLTPNLTTRVKVIPYGSIVEMIMQGTSLGAAIDHPMHLHGYSFYVIGSGFGNFDKHTDPDNYNLLDPPIQNTVVVPINGWTTIRFVANNPGVWYMHCHLDRHQTWGMMTAFIVLDGSDQEAQVLPPPPDMPPC, encoded by the exons ATGAAGCAAATTATCTTCTTGCTCTATATAGGGCTTGTTTTGATTCAAGCATCTTACCAATGTTACTCATTGTCTCATTATACCTTTGTT GTGAAAGAAGCAAGATACACTAGACTATGCCACACCAAGTCCATTTTAACCGTGAATGGACACTTTCCGGGGCCTCCCATTTACGCACACAAAGGCGATACAATTATCGTAAAAGTCATAAACAATAGCAAGCACAACATCACCATGCACTG GCATGGAGTGAAACAACCAAGGAATCCATGGTCAGACGGTCCAGAGTACATAACTCAGTGTCCGATCCAACCAGGATCGATGTTTAGACAGTCAGTCATTCTTTCAGATGAAGAAGGAACGGTATGGTGGCATGCACATAGCGAATGGGCGAGAGCGACAGTGCACGGTCCTATAATAGTCTATCCGAAATATGGAGCTAGTTATCCTTTCCCCAAGCCTGATTTCGAAGTACCCATCATATTAG GAGAGTGGTGGAAGAGTGACGTCTACGAGGTTTACAGGGAGTTCATTGCCAGCGGAGGAGATCCGAATGTGTCTGATGCACTCACCATCAATGGTCAGCCTGGTGCCTTGTTTAATTGCTCAAAACCAG GAACATTCAAAATATTTGTGGATCAAGGACAGCGCGTTCTGCTGCGCATAATCAATTCTGCCATGAACATCATAATGTTCTTCGCCGTCTCCAACCACTGCCTCACTGTAGTTGGCACTGATGGAAGCTATACAAAACCATTAACAAGCGACTATATCTTAATCAGCCCAGGCCAAACTATGGATGCTATACTTACAGCGAACCATAATTCAGGTTGTTATTACATGGCGGCTAGAGCATACTCAACTGCATCTGCTGTCCCCTTCGATAACACCACAACCACGGCTATCTTACAGTATAATAAAGGCTGCAACTCACATTCTTCACCAAAACTTCCTAACCTTCCCTATTATAACGACACCAATGCGGCTTATTCCTTCACTAGCAGCCTACGAAGCTTAGCCAGTAAAGAACATCCTATAGACGTTCCCAGAAATCCGACACAGAGGATATTCTCCACCCTATCAATCAATACATTACCTTGCCCAGGTAATCGCGCTTGCGAAGGGGTTAATGGGACCATTTTAAGGGCAAGCATGAACAATATGAGCTTTGTACTCCCGTCCACTATCGATGTGCTCGAGGCATATTACTACAATATCAAGGGAGTGTACCTGGAACATTTCCCAAAATTTCCGCCATTAGTGTTCAATTACACTGCTGAATATCAAAATTTGCTTCTTCTAACGCCAAATCTCACGACACGGGTCAAGGTTATACCTTATGGTTCTATAGTTGAAATGATAATGCAAGGCACCAGTTTAGGTGCTGCAATTGATCATCCCATGCATCTTCATGGATACAGTTTCTATGTTATTGGCTCGGGATTCGGCAATTTTGATAAACATACAGATCCTGATAATTACAATTTGCTCGATCCTCCAATTCAGAACACTGTCGTTGTCCCGATAAATGGCTGGACAACTATCAGATTCGTAGCCAATAATCCCG GAGTTTGGTACATGCATTGCCATTTAGATCGACATCAAACCTGGGGGATGATGACTGCATTCATAGTGCTGGATGGCTCGGACCAGGAAGCGCAAGTACTTCCACCACCGCCAGATATGCCACCCTGCTGA